Part of the Sulfuricurvum kujiense DSM 16994 genome, GAGCCGATTGAGAGAGACTTCGCCCGGCATTGATATCCTCCGCCATGGTTCCCAATACCGTTTGCAACGTTTTATCGGTTGTTGCTTCGGCAATCTCTTTTAGTGAATCGTGGATCGAAATTCCGGCATTGGCCATGACGGCAAGTTGTCTAATAGCTGCGATCAAATTGTCTTGTTTGAGTTTCTTTTTTCGTATATTGCTAAAAAGAGACTCTTTGAACCGTCGTAGCTGATCTTCGAGGGGAGGGGAAGATTCGATTACTTTTAAAACCATCCCCGAATATTTTATTTTTGCTAAGTAATGGGCCTCTTTTTTACTTTCGGCATAAAAACCTTGCTCGACCTTTTTCCCTTTCGTAAGGATTGTTGCTGTAAAGTATTTCATCCTTTTGCCACCCTTAATATTTCATCAAACGTTGTTATTCCGTGAACGGCTTTGGTCATTCCGTTTTCAAACATCCCAATAAATCCTTCACGCTTAGCTTCTTTCAAAAGGTCGTCTTTGGAAGCACCGCGAGCGATCATACTGGAAAGCTCTTCCGTAATTGGGAGCACTTCACAAATCATTTCGCGTCCCATATATCCTGAACCGTTGCACTCTTTGCATCCGGCACCTTCATAGAAAACAGTGTTGGGCGGGATGAGGGAACTGTAGTCTTGAAGCAGCGCTTGGGGAATATCGGCCTCTTTTTTACAATGAACACAAATTCGACGTATCAACCGTTGCGCCTGAATCGCAACGAGGGCGCCACTGATAAGATAGGGTTCTATGCCCATATCCGACATACGGGGAATGGCGCTGATGGCATCGTTGGTGTGAAGGGTAGAAATAACCAAGTGTCCTGTAAGGGCTGCTTTGATAGCTATTTCAAGCGTTTCATGGTCTCGAATCTCCCCGATCATGATTTTATCGGGGTCTTGGCGTAGGATGGAACGGAGCGCATCGGCAAAGGAGAGCCCCACTTTGGGATTGACTTGCACCTGTTGGATCAGGTTCATACGGTATTCAACCGGGTCTTCTACGGTAATAACTTTGTCTTCAACATTACGGAGTTCGTTCAATGCCCCATATAGTGTGGTTGTTTTACCGCTTCCGGTCGGACCGGTAACCAAAATAATTCCGAATGGGGATTGCAATCCTTTAATCAGTTTCTGGTAACTTTCTGAGTCCATACCTGAATCTTCGAGTTTTACCAGTGCTTTGGTTTTATCCAAAATACGCATGACGATCGATTCTCCGTAAATAATCGGAAGGGTAGAAAGTCGAAAGTCGAATTCGGCATCCATAACCATTGCCGAGAAGCGGCCGTCTTGGGGTTTACGGCGTTCTGCAATATCTAGATTTGCCAAAAGTTTGATACGCGAAGCCAGCGGGGGATAAATATCCCGGTCAAAAATAAAGATTTCAGCCAATTTCCCGTCGATACGTCCGCGAACCACACAGTTTCTCTCTGTCGGTTCGATATGTATATCACTTGCACGTCCTTTGATACACGCTTTAAGGATGACGTCAATCAGCTGCAAAATAGAAGAGGCTTCCTGCTGCTCTTCAATGGTTCCGATATTACGCAACTCGTTACGGATATTGGTAACGAGCTCTTTGACGCTGTCTTTTAGCTCCATTTTAAACAGATAGGCTTGAATCTGTTTTTCGGTAGCAACGGCTATTTTAAGCGATTTTCGGGGGAAAAGACGTTGGATGGATTCTTGTGCCTCAATATTGAGAGGATCGGCGAATGCGACGACGACATACATATCATCTTGGGAGATGGGGAGGGCATTGTAGCGTTTTAGCTGGAGAGTCGGTATCTTTTCGACAAGGCGGTAATCCATGTCTATGGAATCAAGATCGATAAAGGGGACTTCAATGACTTCTGCCAAATGAGATAGAATTGAAATTTCGTCTAAGAAATGGTAGTTTTTAATAATGGAGAGTTCATATCGCCCAAGGCGGATTTGTTCGACGACGAAACGTTTGATAAAATTAAGGGAGATGGCACCTACCTTGGTGAGTGTTTCCAAAATAGTGTCATCTTTGACTCCTCTGGAAGTGAGGCGATCAATTTGCTGTTGCGAGATATGGCGCTTTTCTAATAAATCATGCGTAATGCGGTCCATAACCTCTTTATCCTTTTCTAATATACATGATGAAGTGTCAATATTTTATCATAGTATTCATCTATCGCTATGCTTTTGTGCCCGTTTGAGACCGATGTGTAGAGTTTATAACTTGATCGGGCATTGGCCGGGTCTCTATACTCTTTAATTAATTGGTTCGGCTGCGGGTCTTTAACATAAAAATCGAATACTCTTGAGAGCAAATAGGAACTGGTCGGAAATTTGACGTTTTTGATTTGTTTATTGTCATAAAGCGCTTGCATAAGAAGTTTTTTCTGCATGAGTATTACCGAAAAATAAGAAGCATTACTGCGGGCCTCTTTTGTCTGATTGAGTTTAATGATCGGTACGGCCAAACGATCGATGAAATCCGCTTTGAGACATGAAAAAGCATACAGCGAAATATAAACTTCATCGTCCGGATAGTTTGCAAGTCCCTGAACTCCGAGGTTACAGGCTTTTAGATAGTTGCCCTGCTGATAAAGGTCGAATAGTTTTTGTTTGGTATCCGCCGATAATGATACGGACAATAATAGGGGTAATAAAACCAGCCATTTCATTTGAAGGTTCCCTGCTCAATGGAATCAAGCAATGAACGAGCCGTGTCGGAGTTGGATTCAGCGATGTAAAGTTTCAACGTTTTTTTAGCTTGATCCATTTTGCCTAGTTTAACTAACGATTTTGAAAAAATGATCCAACTCTCATCCATTTTATTGTTGATATTATTAGTTTTTAAAGCAAAATTGTAGGCATCGTTGTAATTACCCTGAGCATAATAGTAACGGGCTATAAATAACCCGAGATTAGGATCGGATGTCTCTTTGAAACGGCGTATAACGCTCTCAATATCCATTTTTGTCTCATTATACTTAAGCGAAGCGGGTTTATCGTTTTTTGTCGATGAAGAAACCGCTATAGCCTGGATCTGGCCGGAGTCCGGGACATTAAGGACTTTCGGAATCGGTATGGAATTCTGAGTCAATTGTGTTTGTTTAGGAGCGACGGCAACAGGGGCCGAGATTTCAGGTTCAGATGGTTGAAAGGATTGAACGAATTCCATAGAGGGCTCAAGAAG contains:
- a CDS encoding GspE/PulE family protein — its product is MDRITHDLLEKRHISQQQIDRLTSRGVKDDTILETLTKVGAISLNFIKRFVVEQIRLGRYELSIIKNYHFLDEISILSHLAEVIEVPFIDLDSIDMDYRLVEKIPTLQLKRYNALPISQDDMYVVVAFADPLNIEAQESIQRLFPRKSLKIAVATEKQIQAYLFKMELKDSVKELVTNIRNELRNIGTIEEQQEASSILQLIDVILKACIKGRASDIHIEPTERNCVVRGRIDGKLAEIFIFDRDIYPPLASRIKLLANLDIAERRKPQDGRFSAMVMDAEFDFRLSTLPIIYGESIVMRILDKTKALVKLEDSGMDSESYQKLIKGLQSPFGIILVTGPTGSGKTTTLYGALNELRNVEDKVITVEDPVEYRMNLIQQVQVNPKVGLSFADALRSILRQDPDKIMIGEIRDHETLEIAIKAALTGHLVISTLHTNDAISAIPRMSDMGIEPYLISGALVAIQAQRLIRRICVHCKKEADIPQALLQDYSSLIPPNTVFYEGAGCKECNGSGYMGREMICEVLPITEELSSMIARGASKDDLLKEAKREGFIGMFENGMTKAVHGITTFDEILRVAKG
- a CDS encoding CDC27 family protein, which translates into the protein MLDIHTLERRWLKYKIKSYAPYIISALLLLVLSITALSLLNGKESESFVTKDQNSSSEKAHSSLEKTDDSESSNLLEPSMEFVQSFQPSEPEISAPVAVAPKQTQLTQNSIPIPKVLNVPDSGQIQAIAVSSSTKNDKPASLKYNETKMDIESVIRRFKETSDPNLGLFIARYYYAQGNYNDAYNFALKTNNINNKMDESWIIFSKSLVKLGKMDQAKKTLKLYIAESNSDTARSLLDSIEQGTFK